In one window of Prevotella sp. E13-17 DNA:
- a CDS encoding ferredoxin family protein, giving the protein MAKLKGAIEVNTERCKGCSLCIIACPHKVIALANKVNLHGYPYVEAVNEEACVGCASCGIVCPDGCITVYRKKVEE; this is encoded by the coding sequence ATGGCAAAATTAAAAGGTGCTATTGAGGTAAATACTGAAAGGTGTAAGGGATGCTCACTTTGTATCATTGCTTGCCCTCATAAGGTAATTGCCCTAGCAAACAAAGTTAATCTTCACGGTTATCCCTATGTGGAGGCTGTCAACGAGGAAGCCTGTGTGGGCTGTGCGTCGTGTGGCATTGTCTGTCCGGATGGTTGTATTACCGTGTATCGTAAAAAAGTGGAGGAATAA
- a CDS encoding 3-methyl-2-oxobutanoate dehydrogenase subunit VorB, whose protein sequence is MAQEKEVVLMKGNEAIAHAAIRCGCDGYFGYPITPQSEVIETLAELKPWETTGMQVVQAESELASIYMVYGAAGAGKRAMTSSSSPGIALMQEGITYMAGAEVPGVFINVQRGGPGLGTIQPSQGDYNQATRGGGNGDYKVIVLAPSSVQEMADFVDLAFELAFKYRNPAMILSDGVIGQMMEKVVLPPFKPRRTDEEVIKECPWASTGKPKNRERVVITSLELKPEAMEKRNLALQEKYRKIQENEVRFEQQQMDDADYAIVAFGSAARIAEKSVEIAREQGIKVGLFRPITLFPFPEKQIAELSKKVKGILVAEINAGQMVQDVRLAVNGAIPVEQFGRLGGIVPDPEEIVNALKKVM, encoded by the coding sequence ATGGCACAAGAGAAAGAGGTTGTATTGATGAAAGGCAACGAAGCAATTGCTCACGCTGCTATTCGTTGCGGATGCGACGGCTATTTTGGCTATCCTATTACTCCGCAGAGTGAAGTGATTGAAACGCTGGCAGAGCTGAAGCCTTGGGAGACCACTGGTATGCAAGTGGTTCAGGCTGAGAGTGAGTTGGCTTCTATTTATATGGTCTATGGCGCTGCCGGAGCTGGAAAGCGTGCAATGACTTCGTCATCATCTCCTGGTATTGCCCTGATGCAGGAGGGAATTACTTATATGGCAGGTGCTGAGGTGCCTGGTGTGTTTATCAACGTACAGCGTGGCGGCCCTGGCCTGGGTACAATTCAGCCCTCACAGGGCGACTACAATCAGGCCACACGTGGTGGTGGTAATGGTGACTATAAGGTCATTGTTTTGGCTCCCTCTTCTGTTCAGGAGATGGCCGATTTCGTTGACCTTGCCTTTGAGTTAGCATTCAAGTATCGCAATCCCGCTATGATTCTTTCTGATGGCGTCATCGGGCAGATGATGGAGAAGGTGGTGTTGCCCCCATTCAAGCCCCGTCGCACGGACGAGGAGGTCATCAAGGAGTGCCCATGGGCTTCTACCGGAAAGCCAAAGAATCGTGAGCGTGTGGTTATAACGTCACTGGAGTTGAAGCCCGAAGCGATGGAAAAGCGCAATCTGGCGCTGCAAGAGAAGTATCGCAAGATACAAGAGAACGAAGTGCGCTTCGAACAGCAGCAGATGGACGATGCAGACTATGCTATCGTAGCCTTTGGTAGTGCTGCTCGTATTGCAGAGAAATCTGTAGAGATTGCACGTGAACAGGGTATCAAGGTCGGTTTGTTCCGTCCCATCACGCTGTTCCCCTTCCCTGAGAAGCAGATTGCAGAACTTTCGAAGAAGGTGAAGGGCATCCTAGTGGCCGAGATCAACGCTGGTCAGATGGTGCAGGATGTTCGCTTGGCCGTGAACGGGGCTATTCCCGTTGAGCAATTTGGACGTTTGGGTGGTATCGTGCCCGATCCAGAGGAAATCGTTAATGCGTTAAAGAAGGTCATGTAA
- a CDS encoding thiamine pyrophosphate-dependent enzyme, whose protein sequence is MDRNQIVQPENIVCKKPTLMNDNNMHYCPGCSHGVVHKLVAEVIEEMGMADKAIGVSPVGCAVFAYNYIDIDWQEAAHGRAPALATGIKRCWPDRLVFTYQGDGDLACIGTCETIHALNRGENIVIIFVNNAIYGMTGGQMAPTTLIGQKTSTCPYGRDPEIHGYPLKMADIAAQLEGTCYVTRQSVESVASILKAKKALRKAFEASMAGKGSSLVEFVSTCNSGWKLSPAKANEWLKENMFPFYPKGDLKDTTGEK, encoded by the coding sequence ATGGATAGAAATCAAATAGTTCAGCCAGAAAACATCGTCTGCAAGAAGCCGACGCTGATGAACGACAACAATATGCACTACTGCCCAGGTTGTAGTCACGGTGTAGTGCATAAGCTAGTTGCCGAAGTGATTGAAGAAATGGGTATGGCAGACAAGGCAATTGGCGTTTCGCCCGTAGGATGTGCTGTCTTTGCCTACAATTATATTGATATCGACTGGCAGGAAGCTGCCCACGGTCGTGCTCCCGCACTGGCTACAGGTATCAAGCGTTGTTGGCCTGATCGTTTGGTGTTCACCTACCAAGGTGACGGCGATTTGGCTTGTATCGGTACCTGTGAGACCATTCATGCTTTGAACCGTGGCGAGAATATTGTCATTATCTTTGTCAATAATGCTATTTATGGTATGACGGGCGGCCAGATGGCCCCGACCACACTGATAGGTCAGAAGACCTCTACCTGCCCTTATGGTCGTGATCCCGAGATTCACGGCTATCCCTTGAAGATGGCAGATATCGCAGCTCAGCTGGAGGGAACGTGCTATGTCACTCGTCAGAGTGTTGAAAGTGTAGCCTCAATCCTGAAGGCAAAGAAGGCTCTACGCAAGGCTTTCGAGGCTTCTATGGCCGGTAAGGGTTCTTCGTTGGTTGAGTTTGTCTCTACCTGTAACAGCGGTTGGAAGCTGTCTCCTGCTAAGGCCAACGAGTGGTTGAAGGAGAATATGTTTCCTTTCTATCCCAAAGGAGACCTTAAGGACACCACAGGTGAGAAGTAA
- a CDS encoding 2-oxoacid:acceptor oxidoreductase family protein, which yields MKKEIIISGFGGQGVLSMGKILAYSGLMEDKEVTWMPAYGPEQRGGTANVTVIVSDERISSPILSKYDIAVVLNQPSLEKFEPKIKPGGILIYDGFGIINKPTRKDITIYEVNAMDKAAEMKNGKVFNMIVLGGLLKVAPVVSDKGVEKALYKTLPERHHGLIPLNMEALKEGAKIITEVK from the coding sequence ATGAAAAAAGAGATAATTATTTCAGGTTTCGGAGGTCAGGGCGTGCTCTCAATGGGTAAGATTTTGGCCTATAGCGGTCTGATGGAGGACAAGGAGGTCACGTGGATGCCTGCTTACGGTCCAGAACAGCGTGGAGGTACGGCCAATGTTACTGTGATTGTGAGCGATGAACGAATCTCTTCGCCAATCCTCAGCAAGTATGATATTGCCGTGGTCTTGAACCAGCCTTCGCTCGAAAAGTTTGAACCCAAAATCAAACCCGGTGGCATTCTGATTTATGATGGCTTCGGAATCATCAACAAACCTACACGTAAGGACATCACTATCTACGAGGTGAATGCGATGGATAAGGCCGCAGAGATGAAGAATGGCAAGGTGTTCAACATGATTGTGTTGGGCGGACTGCTGAAGGTGGCTCCTGTTGTTAGCGATAAGGGCGTTGAGAAAGCTCTGTATAAGACTCTGCCAGAGCGTCACCACGGATTGATTCCTCTGAATATGGAGGCTCTGAAAGAGGGCGCCAAGATTATTACAGAGGTTAAATAA